The DNA sequence CGATGCGGCGTCCATTCCGGCGTCGCACCGCGCGCAGCTTGACGCTCGGTGTTGCCGATCGCAGGGCCGAACCTGGTGCACAAACGCGTCATCTGGTGGCAAAACTAGGCTTGGCGCTCAAGCACTTGTGTGTATCAGGCCCGACGCCCTTGAAAGTCATGGCAGGGAATCCCTAAACTATGGAACTATTTCCCATTGACGCAATGGAATCGGACGAGAGCGTTCCCTCTCCCCGTGAACGAAGGACAAGACTATGACTGCCCGTCACGTGAAAGTGCTGATCATCGGCTCCGGCCCGGCTGGCTATACGGCCGCCATCTATACGGCGCGCGCCATGCTTGAGCCGGTTTTGATCGCCGGCATGGAACAGGGCGGCCAGTTGATGATCACCACCGACGTGGAGAACTATCCGGGCTATGCCGATCCGGTTCAGGGTCCCTGGATGATGGAGCAGATGCTGAAGCAGGCGACCCATGTCGGCGCCGAGATCGTCAACGATCTCGTGACCGACGTCGATCTGTCGGTGCGCCCGTTCCGCATCAAGACCGATAGCGGTACCGACTGGACGGCGGACGCCCTGATCATCGCCACCGGCGCCAAGGCGAAGTGGCTCGGCATCGAGACCGAGCCGACCTTCATGGGCTTCGGCGTCTCGGCCTGCGCGACCTGTGACGGTTTCTTCTACCGCAACAAGGACGTGATCGTCGTCGGTGGCGGCAACTCGGCCGTGGAAGAAGCGCTGTACCTCTCGAACCTCGCCAAGACCGTCACCGTCGTGCACCGCCGCGATTCCTTCCGGGCTGAAAAGATCCTGCAAGAGCGCCTGTTCGCCAAGCCGAATGTCAAGGTGATCTGGGACCACGAGGTCGTCGAATATCTGGGTGCGCCCGCCAAGCCGCCAATGCCCGCATCGGTCAACGGCGTGAAGCTGCGCAACACCAAGACCGGCGAGACCTCGGACATGGTGACCGACGGCGTCTTCGTCGCGATCGGTCATGCCCCGGCGGTCGAACTTTTCAAAGGCAAGCTTCGGCAAAAGTCCAACGGCTATCTGTGGACCGCGGCCGATTCGACGGCGACCGACGTGCCCGGCGTTTTTGCCGCAGGCGACGTGACGGACGACATCTATCGTCAGGCGGTGACGGCGGCCGGCATGGGCTGCATGGCAGCGCTTGAGGCCGAGAAATACCTGGCGGGTCATATGCCCGTCGCAATTGCAGCCGAATAGAAGCTGCGAATCGGGGTGGTGCCGCTGAGGCACCTCGCCCCGTGTGGGAACAGACGCATCAGCCACATCCGGGAGACAAGACCCCGTCTCCCGGAGTGGTTTCATATGGGGGACTTCATGTCGCTGGACTGGGACAAACTGCGCATTTTTCACGCGGCGGCCGAGGCTGGGTCGTTCACCCATGCGGCAGACAAGCTTCATCTCTCTCAGTCTGCGATCAGCCGGCAGGTGAGTTCGCTAGAGCAGGACGTCGGCATCAAGCTTTTCCACCGTCATGCGCGCGGCCTGATCCTCACCGAACAGGGCGAGATCCTCTACCGGACGGCGCACGAAGTGCTGATGAAGCTCGAGAGCGTCAAAGTCCAGCTGAGCGAAACCACCGACAAACCGAGCGGCAAGCTGCGCATCACCACGACTGTCGGTCTCGGCCAGGGATGGCTCACGGACAAGATCCAGGAATTCATGTCCCTGCACCCGGACGTGCAGGTCCAGCTCATCCTCGACAACGAGGAGCTCGACGTGAACATGCGTCATGCCGACTGCGCCATCCGCCTGCGCCAGCCGCAGCAGTCGGACCTCATCCAGCGCAAGCTCTTCACGGTGCACATGCACGTCTACGCAGCGCCGTCCTACATCAACAAATACGGTGAGCCGCAGTCGGTCGAGG is a window from the Ensifer adhaerens genome containing:
- the trxB gene encoding thioredoxin-disulfide reductase, with the translated sequence MTARHVKVLIIGSGPAGYTAAIYTARAMLEPVLIAGMEQGGQLMITTDVENYPGYADPVQGPWMMEQMLKQATHVGAEIVNDLVTDVDLSVRPFRIKTDSGTDWTADALIIATGAKAKWLGIETEPTFMGFGVSACATCDGFFYRNKDVIVVGGGNSAVEEALYLSNLAKTVTVVHRRDSFRAEKILQERLFAKPNVKVIWDHEVVEYLGAPAKPPMPASVNGVKLRNTKTGETSDMVTDGVFVAIGHAPAVELFKGKLRQKSNGYLWTAADSTATDVPGVFAAGDVTDDIYRQAVTAAGMGCMAALEAEKYLAGHMPVAIAAE
- a CDS encoding LysR family transcriptional regulator VtlR, with amino-acid sequence MSLDWDKLRIFHAAAEAGSFTHAADKLHLSQSAISRQVSSLEQDVGIKLFHRHARGLILTEQGEILYRTAHEVLMKLESVKVQLSETTDKPSGKLRITTTVGLGQGWLTDKIQEFMSLHPDVQVQLILDNEELDVNMRHADCAIRLRQPQQSDLIQRKLFTVHMHVYAAPSYINKYGEPQSVEDLDNHRIITFGEPAPNYLLDVNWLEIAGRDSDNPRVSHLQINSQTSIKRACLLGIGVAMLPDYIVGRDPGLIQLPISADIPSFDTYFCYPDEMKNAAKLKVFRDYIVAKARNWNF